Proteins found in one Chiloscyllium plagiosum isolate BGI_BamShark_2017 chromosome 23, ASM401019v2, whole genome shotgun sequence genomic segment:
- the cd9a gene encoding CD9 molecule a, protein MVHGGMKCIKYLLFGFNFLFWLAGTAVLAIGLWLRFDPQTKDIFEIEENPSSFYIGVYILIGAGALMMVVGFLGCCGAIQESTCMLGFFFLFLLVIFAVEIAAGIWGFLNKDKVTEDVTNFYMSLYTEYVKNRDKSKEAALKAIQESLNCCGIGGTFEPLIRPTCPSTDIAGEFSRQSCLTAIKDVFDRKVYIIGAIGIGIGIVMIFGMIFSMVLCCAIRNSKEMI, encoded by the exons CTTGCAGGAACTGCGGTCCTGGCAATTGGATTATGGCTACGTTTTGACCCACAAACAAAGGACATTTTTGAAATTGAAGAGAATCCTTCATCTTTCTATATAG GTGTCTATATCTTGATTGGAGCTGGTGCACTGATGATGGTGGTTGGATTCCTAGGATGCTGTGGTGCAATTCAGGAATCTACTTGCATGCTTGGATTT TTCTTCTTGTTTCTCCTTGTCATATTTGCAGTTGAAATAGCAGCTGGAATTTGGGGCTTTCTGAATAAGGACAAG GTCACTGAAGATGTGACAAATTTCTACATGTCCTTGTATACTGAATATGTGAAAAATCGTGACAAGAGTAAGGAAGCAGCTTTAAAAGCAATACAGGAAAGT CTGAATTGCTGCGGAATAGGTGGAACTTTTGAACCACTTATTCGACCCACCTGCCCAAGTACAGACATCGCAGGAGAGTTTTCAAGACAG TCATGCCTAACTGCTATTAAAGACGTATTTGACAGGAAGGTTTACATCATTGGAGCAATTGGGATTGGCATTGGAATTGTAATG ATTTTTGGCATGATCTTCAGTATGGTGCTGTGCTGTGCCATTCGCAACAGCAAAGAGATGATTTAA